The following are encoded together in the Osmia lignaria lignaria isolate PbOS001 chromosome 6, iyOsmLign1, whole genome shotgun sequence genome:
- the Dscam1 gene encoding Down syndrome cell adhesion molecule 1 isoform X38 has translation MWRDPPGGGCNIPTYITMMLLLAVLALTNVACAEDESMGPVFVKEPPNRVDFSNGTGAVVECQARGNPQPDIIWVRADGSAVGDVPGLRQVLPNGNLVFPPFRAEDYRQEVHAQVYSCLARSPAGSVHSRDVNVRAVVTQPYQPEILTEYVIRGNSAILKCSIPSYIAEFVTVEAWIKEDGEVYLPEDPAVGQDGKYLVLPSGELHIRDVGPEDGYKTYQCRTKHRLTGETRLSATKGRLVITEPVASTRPKFPMTENSRTLTTYTVGRDQPLTLPCPAQAFPVPAFRWYKFIEGSSRRQPVQLNDRVRQVSGTLIIREARVEDSGKYLCIVNNSVGGESVETVLTVTAPLAAEIEPSTQTIDFGRPATFTCNVRGNPIKTISWLKDGKPLGLEEPVLRIESVKKEDKGMYQCFVRNDQESAQATAELKLGGRFEPPQIRQAFAEETLQPGPSMFLKCVASGNPTPEITWELDGKRLSNTERLQVGQYVTVNGDVVSHLNISSIHTNDGGLYKCIAASKVGSAEHSARLNVYGLPFIRHMDKKAIVAGETLRVTCPVAGYPIESIVWERDTRVLPINRKQKVFPNGTLIIENVERMSDQATYTCVARNAQGYSARGTLEVQVMVAPQILPFAFGDEPSNWGELISVTCSVTKGDQPLEISWAFNGTPIDSQHGSDVVIASTNKKNSVLTIESVAARHAGEYTCSASNRAGATTHSAQLTVNVPPRWILEPTDKAFAQGSDARVECKADGFPKPQVTWKRAAGDTPGDYTDLKLSNPDISVEDGTLSINNIQKTNEGYYLCEAVNGIGSGLSAVILISVQAPPHFEIKLKNQTARRGEPAVLQCEAQGEKPIGILWNMNNKRLDPKSDSRYTIREEILANGVLSDLSIKRTERSDSALFTCVATNAFGSDDTSINMIVQEVPEVPYGLKVLDKSGRSVQLSWAAPYDGNSPIKRYIIEYKISKGSWETDIDRVLVPGSQQNVAGVFNLRPATTYHLRIVAENEIGASDPSDTVTIITAEEAPSGPPTSVRVDALDQHTLKVTWKPPPREDWNGEILGYYVGYRLSSSDKPYMFETVDFSKEDGKEHHLQIMNLKTYTQYSVVVQAFNKVGSGPMSEERRQHTAEGVPEQPPHDTTCTTLTSQTIRVSWMSPPLSAANGVITGYKVIYGPSDTWYDENTKDTKITSSSETILHGLKKYTNYSMQVLAFTSGGDGVKSAPIHCQTEQDAPEAPIAIKSLVMSAESILVSWRPPSQPNGVITQYTVYTKADNAEEPTSQKVPPNQLTHEASGLDKQRRYDFWVTASTNIGEGEASKIVALAPSVRVPAKIASFDDKFTATYKEDVKLPCLAVGVPAPEVTWKVRGAVLQPSDRLRQLPEGSLFIKEVDRTDAGEYSCYVENSFGHDTVTHQLIVHAPPHSPQVTLTATTTNSLTMKLRPHPTDNAPIHGYTIHYKPEFGDWETAQISSTAQKYTLENLWCGSRYQIYVTAYNGIGTGDPSDMLNTRTKGSKPIIPEAARFIEVSTNSITLHLSAWSDGGCPMLYFVVEHKKKHQQEWNQVSNNVKPGGNFVVLDLDPASWYHLRVTAHNNAGFAVAEYEFATLTVTGGTIAPARELPDVNGGGNDEDPMKIFMANLNLVVPVVAAILVIIVAVIVICVLRGKGHGSDKDDVVYQQTGVGGATLDKRRPDLRDELGYIAPPNRKLPPVPGSNYNTCDRIKRGTVISGTGSIRSHSTWDPRRHMYEELNHCAPNRRCPPPPRMGSAEALSHRGMEDEICPYATFHLLGFREEMDPSKAMQFQTFPHPGNGHSGTMGPPVGHPTNASAHSRSGSQSMPRQNGRYSRVPSQGGGSGTHNVFSPEYDDPANCAPEEDQYGSQYGQYGAPYDHYGSRGSVGRRSVGSARNIPVSGSPEPPPPPPRNHDQNNSSFNDSKESNEISEAECDRDQLVNRNYGVNARGKDGMTTEEMRKLIERNEAPGRQTGTGHGGHGGLLTPYDTVAV, from the exons ATGGAAAGTACCTGGTATTGCCTTCTGGAGAATTGCACATTCGTGACGTTGGACCCGAGGATGGATACAAGACCTACCAATGCCGAACCAAGCATAGACTGACCGGTGAAACAAGATTATCTGCTACCAAGGGACGTCTCGTCATTACCG AACCCGTGGCCAGCACTAGGCCGAAATTCCCAATGACGGAAAATTCGCGCACCCTAACAACGTACACGGTGGGACGCGATCAGCCTTTGACTTTGCCTTGCCCAGCCCAGGCGTTCCCTGTTCCGGCCTTCAG ATGGTACAAGTTCATCGAAGGCTCTTCCCGTCGGCAACCGGTCCAGTTGAACGATCGTGTTCGTCAGGTTAGCGGAACGTTGATCATCCGTGAGGCTCGCGTCGAGGATTCCGGCAAATACTTGTGCATCGTGAACAATTCTGTGGGCGGTGAAAGCGTGGAGACCGTTCTGACTGTAACCGCACCGTTGGCCGCGGAAATCGAACCCAGCACCCAGACCATCGACTTTGGAAGACCGGCTACCTTCACTTGCAACGTCAGAGGAAACCCCATCAAGACTATCTCATGGTTGAAAGATGGCAAACCACTTGGATTGGAAGAACCCGTACTCAGAATCGAGAGCGTCAAGAAAGAGGACAAGGGAATGTATCAATGCTTCGTTCGAAACGATCAGGAAAGCGCACAGGCAACGGCAGAACTGAAACTTGGTGGACGAT TCGAACCCCCGCAGATTCGCCAGGCCTTCGCCGAGGAGACTCTTCAGCCCGGACCAAGCATGTTCCTCAAGTGTGTCGCCAGCGGAAACCCAACTCCTGAGATCACCTGGGAACTGGACGGCAAACGACTATCCAACACCGAGAGGCTTCAAGTAGGACAGTACGTTACGGTGAACGGCGATGTGGTTTCTCATTTGAACATCTCCAGCATTCACACCAACGATGGTGGTCTATACAAATGCATTGCCGCGTCAAAG GTTGGATCAGCGGAACACTCGGCCCGTTTGAACGTCTATGGTCTGCCCTTCATCCGTCACATGGACAAAAAGGCTATCGTTGCTGGTGAAACTCTTCGCGTGACTTGCCCAGTCGCCGGATATCCGATCGAGAGCATCGTATGGGAACGTGACACGAGAGTATTGCCGATCAACAGGAAACAAAAGGTCTTCCCCAATGGCACGCTTATAATCGAGAACGTCGAGAGAATGAGCGATCAAGCTACCTACACCTGTGTGGCACGCAATGCTCAAGGATATAGCGCAAGAGGAACCCTGGAAGTGCAAGTAATGG TCGCTCCGCAAATACTGCCCTTCGCGTTCGGCGACGAACCATCCAACTGGGGTGAACTGATTTCCGTCACTTGCTCGGTGACCAAGGGAGATCAGCCTCTCGAGATATCGTGGGCGTTTAACGGGACTCCGATCGACAGTCAGCACGGATCCGATGTCGTGATTGCGAGCACTAACAAGAAAAACAGCGTGCTAACGATCGAGTCGGTCGCGGCGAGACACGCCGGAGAGTACACGTGTTCCGCGTCGAATCGTGCCGGCGCCACGACCCATTCTGCCCAGCTAACCGTAAACG TACCACCTCGCTGGATTCTGGAACCGACTGATAAGGCATTCGCTCAGGGCTCTGATGCACGCGTTGAATGCAAAGCCGACGGTTTCCCCAAGCCTCAAGTCACCTGGAAGAGAGCAGCTG gggaTACACCGGGCGATTACACTGACTTGAAACTTAGCAACCCAGACATCAGCGTTGAGGATGGAACCCTGTCTATCAATAACATTCAAAAGACAAACGAAGGCTATTATCTTTGCGAGGCTGTCAATGGAATTGGCTCAGGACTTTCGGCTGTCATTCTCATTTCGGTTCAGG CTCCACCACACTTTGAAATCAAACTGAAGAACCAGACTGCACGACGCGGAGAACCAGCTGTATTGCAATGCGAGGCTCAAGGCGAAAAACCCATTGGTATCTTATGGAACATGAACAACAAGAGGCTGGACCCGAAGAGCGATTCTCGTTACACCATCCGTGAGGAAATTCTGGCTAATGGAGTACTGTCTGACCTGAGCATCAAGAGAACCGAAAGAAGCGACTCTGCCTTGTTCACCTGCGTTGCCACTAATGCATTTGGAAGCGATGACACTAGCATCAACATGATTGTTCAAG AGGTTCCTGAAGTTCCATACGGCCTTAAAGTATTAGACAAATCTGGACGTTCGGTACAATTGTCCTGGGCAGCACCTTACGATGGAAACAGTCCTATCAAACGCTACATCATCGAATACAAAATCAGCAAAGGCTCTTGGGAAACCGATATCGACAGAGTACTGGTACCTGGATCCCAACAGAACGTAGCTGGAGTTTTCAACCTGAGACCCGCCACCACCTATCATCTGAGAATCGTTGCTGAGAATGAAATTGGCGCATCTGACCCATCTGATACTGTTACCATCATCACTGCCGAAGAAGCTCCAAGTGGCCCACCAACCTCCGTTCGAGTCGATGCTCTTGACCAACACACTCTTAAG GTAACATGGAAACCACCCCCACGCGAAGACTGGAACGGCGAGATCCTTGGCTACTACGTTGGATACAGACTCTCCTCCTCTGACAAACCATACATGTTCGAAACCGTGGACTTCTCGAAGGAGGATGGAAAGGAACACCATTTGCAGATCATGAACTTGAAAACCTACACCCAGTACAGCGTTGTCGTTCAGGCATTTAACAAAGTTGGATCAGGACCGATGAGCGAGGAACGAAGACAACACACTGCCGAAGGAGTACCTGAACAACCACCCCATGACACAACCTGCACTACTCTTACTTCTCAGACAATCAGAGTTTCTTGGATGTCGCCACCCCTTAGCGCTGCCAATGGTGTCATCACTGGATACAAG GTTATTTACGGACCATCTGACACCTGGTATGACGAGAACACAAAGGACACCAAGATCACCTCTTCCAGCGAAACAATTCTCCATGGACTAAAGAAATATACCAACTACAGCATGCAAGTTCTGGCTTTCACTTCCGGTGGCGATGGCGTCAAATCTGCACCTATCCACTGCCAAACTGAACAAGATG CCCCTGAAGCTCCGATCGCGATCAAATCTCTGGTTATGTCCGCTGAATCCATCCTCGTCTCATGGCGCCCACCAAGCCAACCCAACGGAGTCATCACTCAATATACCGTCTACACCAAGGCCGATAACGCAGAGGAACCGACAAGCCAAAAAGTACCACCGAATCAATTGACTCACGAAGCTTCTGGACTGGACAAACAACGCAGATACGACTTCTGGGTAACCGCTAGCACCAACATCGGCGAGGGAGAAGCTTCCAAGATTGTGGCTTTGGCACCAAGCGTTAGAG TACCGGCAAAGATCGCATCGTTCGACGACAAGTTCACAGCTACCTACAAAGAAGATGTAAAACTACCCTGCCTTGCTGTCGGCGTACCTGCACCGGAAGTAACATGGAAAGTACGAGGCGCCGTTCTCCAACCAAGCGACAGACTGCGACAATTGCCCGAGGGATCTCTGTTCATTAAGGAAGTTGACCGTACAGATGCTGGAGAATATTCTTGCTACGTTGAAAACTCGTTTGGCCATGATACCGTTACTCATCAACTAATTGTCCATG CTCCTCCTCATTCACCGCAAGTCACCCTCACTGCCACCACAACTAACTCGTTAACGATGAAACTGAGACCTCACCCCACTGACAACGCTCCCATTCATGGATACACTATTCACTACAAACCGGAATTCGGCGATTGGGAAACCGCTCAGATTAGTTCCACGGCTCAGAAGTACACTTTGGAGAATTTGTGGTGTGGCTCCAGATATCAGATCTATGTTACCGCATACAATGG AATTGGAACTGGCGATCCTTCTGACATGCTCAACACTCGTACCAAAGGCTCGAAACCGATCATCCCTGAAGCTGCAAGGTTCATCGAAGTCTCTACGAACAGCATTACCCTTCATCTGAGTGCCTGGTCCGATGGCGGTTGCCCCATGCTCTACTTCGTCGTTGAACACAAGAAGAA GCACCAACAGGAATGGAATCAGGTATCTAACAACGTGAAACCCGGTGGAAACTTTGTCGTTCTGGACTTGGACCCTGCTAGCTGGTATCATCTTCGCGTGACTGCTCATAACAACGCTGGTTTCGCGGTAGCCGAATACGAATTCGCCACACTGACCGTAACCGGAG GCACCATTGCACCGGCCCGAGAGCTACCTGACGTGAACGGTGGTGGCAACGACGAGGATccgatgaaaattttcatggCTAACTTGAATCTGGTCGTGCCGGTGGTCGCAGCTATTCTCGTTATAATCGTTGCCGTCATCGTGATCTGTGTTCTCAGAGGAAAGGGCCATGGTAGCGATAAAG ACGACGTGGTATATCAGCAAACCGGAGTTGGCGGAGCTACCCTCGACAAACGCAGACCCGACCTTCGCGACGAGCTTGGATACATCGCACCACCGAATCGCAAGTTACCCCCTGTTCCTGGTTCCAACTATAACACCTGCGATCGCATCAAGCGAGGTACAGTTATAA GTGGAACAGGCTCGATAAGGAGCCACTCGACCTGGGATCCGAGACGACATATGTACGAAGAATTGAATCATTGCGCGCCGAACCGAAGATGTCCACCACCACCACGTATGGGCAGTGCCGAAGCTTTATCCCACAGAG GTATGGAGGATGAGATCTGCCCGTATGCTACCTTCCATCTCCTTGGATTCCGCGAAGAAATGGACCCCAGCAAGGCTATGCAGTTCCAGACTTTCCCTCACCCCGGAAACGGACACTCTGGCACCATGGGACCACCTGTTGGACATCCTACCAATGCTTCTGCCCATAGCCGTTCTGGATCCCAATCTATG CCACGTCAAAATGGACGCTACTCCCGAGTGCCATCCCAAGGAGGCGGCAGCGGAACCCACAACGTTTTCTCCCCCGAATACGACGACCCAGCAAACTGTGCACCGGAAGAAGATCAATATGGCTCTCAATACGGACAATATGGCGCTCCTTATGATCACTACGGATCTCGCGGCTCAGTTGGTCGTCGCAGCGTAGGATCGGCCCGCAATATCCCTGTTTCCGGATCACCcgaaccaccaccacccccacCAAGGAACCACGACCAGAACAACTCGAGCTTCAACGACAGCAAGGAGAGCAACGAGATCAGCGAGGCAGAATGCGATCGCGACCAACTTGTGAACCGCAACTACGGCG TGAATGCTCGCGGCAAGGACGGCATGACCACCGAGGAGATGCGTAAACTCATAGAGAG aaacgAAGCCCCCGGCCGGCAAACCGGCACCGGCCACGGCGGTCACGGGGGACTCCTCACACCCTACGATACTGTGGCAGTGTAA
- the Dscam1 gene encoding Down syndrome cell adhesion molecule 1 isoform X21, whose protein sequence is MWRDPPGGGCNIPTYITMMLLLAVLALTNVACAEDESMGPVFVKEPPNRVDFSNGTGAVVECQARGNPQPDIIWVRADGSAVGDVPGLRQVLPNGNLVFPPFRAEDYRQEVHAQVYSCLARSPAGSVHSRDVNVRAVVAQYYDTDVNKEYAIRGNSAILKCVVPSFVADFVKVLSWHTDEGEEFVPGDDYDGKYLVLPSGELHIRDVGPEDGYKTYQCRTKHRLTGETRLSATKGRLVITEPVGSVRPKFPSVSNINGLTVVTNGTLPLLCPAQGFPVPSHRWYKFIEGSSRRQPVQLNDRVRQVSGTLIIREARVEDSGKYLCIVNNSVGGESVETVLTVTAPLAAEIEPSTQTIDFGRPATFTCNVRGNPIKTISWLKDGKPLGLEEPVLRIESVKKEDKGMYQCFVRNDQESAQATAELKLGGRFEPPQIRQAFAEETLQPGPSMFLKCVASGNPTPEITWELDGKRLSNTERLQVGQYVTVNGDVVSHLNISSIHTNDGGLYKCIAASKVGSAEHSARLNVYGLPFIRHMDKKAIVAGETLRVTCPVAGYPIESIVWERDTRVLPINRKQKVFPNGTLIIENVERMSDQATYTCVARNAQGYSARGTLEVQVMVAPQLAPFTFGEEAANAGEMATVQCAVIKGDLPLKIVWSLNGRHIDVGRVSGDHGYDIPDIVVSRSSKRISTLTIDSVAARHAGEYSCTATNAAGSARHTSVLSVNVPPRWILEPTDKAFAQGSDARVECKADGFPKPQVTWKRAAGDTPGDYTDLKLSNPDISVEDGTLSINNIQKTNEGYYLCEAVNGIGSGLSAVILISVQAPPHFEIKLKNQTARRGEPAVLQCEAQGEKPIGILWNMNNKRLDPKSDSRYTIREEILANGVLSDLSIKRTERSDSALFTCVATNAFGSDDTSINMIVQEVPEVPYGLKVLDKSGRSVQLSWAAPYDGNSPIKRYIIEYKISKGSWETDIDRVLVPGSQQNVAGVFNLRPATTYHLRIVAENEIGASDPSDTVTIITAEEAPSGPPTSVRVDALDQHTLKVTWKPPPREDWNGEILGYYVGYRLSSSDKPYMFETVDFSKEDGKEHHLQIMNLKTYTQYSVVVQAFNKVGSGPMSEERRQHTAEGVPEQPPHDTTCTTLTSQTIRVSWMSPPLSAANGVITGYKVIYGPSDTWYDENTKDTKITSSSETILHGLKKYTNYSMQVLAFTSGGDGVKSAPIHCQTEQDAPEAPIAIKSLVMSAESILVSWRPPSQPNGVITQYTVYTKADNAEEPTSQKVPPNQLTHEASGLDKQRRYDFWVTASTNIGEGEASKIVALAPSVRVPAKIASFDDKFTATYKEDVKLPCLAVGVPAPEVTWKVRGAVLQPSDRLRQLPEGSLFIKEVDRTDAGEYSCYVENSFGHDTVTHQLIVHAPPHSPQVTLTATTTNSLTMKLRPHPTDNAPIHGYTIHYKPEFGDWETAQISSTAQKYTLENLWCGSRYQIYVTAYNGIGTGDPSDMLNTRTKGSKPIIPEAARFIEVSTNSITLHLSAWSDGGCPMLYFVVEHKKKHQQEWNQVSNNVKPGGNFVVLDLDPASWYHLRVTAHNNAGFAVAEYEFATLTVTGGTIAPPVRNGGNENTDVRRYFPWLPSWLDVNVVVPVGATVVVIIVGIVVICVALSRRTRGPEQTRLRGISSADEKYYEGQYDVVYQQTGVGGATLDKRRPDLRDELGYIAPPNRKLPPVPGSNYNTCDRIKRGTVISGTGSIRSHSTWDPRRHMYEELNHCAPNRRCPPPPRMGSAEALSHRGMEDEICPYATFHLLGFREEMDPSKAMQFQTFPHPGNGHSGTMGPPVGHPTNASAHSRSGSQSMPRQNGRYSRVPSQGGGSGTHNVFSPEYDDPANCAPEEDQYGSQYGQYGAPYDHYGSRGSVGRRSVGSARNIPVSGSPEPPPPPPRNHDQNNSSFNDSKESNEISEAECDRDQLVNRNYGVNARGKDGMTTEEMRKLIERNEAPGRQTGTGHGGHGGLLTPYDTVAV, encoded by the exons ATGGAAAGTACCTGGTATTGCCTTCTGGAGAATTGCACATTCGTGACGTTGGACCCGAGGATGGATACAAGACCTACCAATGCCGAACCAAGCATAGACTGACCGGTGAAACAAGATTATCTGCTACCAAGGGACGTCTCGTCATTACCG AACCGGTGGGAAGCGTCCGACCAAAATTCCCCTCCGTGAGCAACATAAATGGGTTGACGGTCGTGACGAATGGGACGCTGCCTCTTCTCTGTCCCGCGCAGGGATTTCCGGTGCCAAGTCATAG ATGGTACAAGTTCATCGAAGGCTCTTCCCGTCGGCAACCGGTCCAGTTGAACGATCGTGTTCGTCAGGTTAGCGGAACGTTGATCATCCGTGAGGCTCGCGTCGAGGATTCCGGCAAATACTTGTGCATCGTGAACAATTCTGTGGGCGGTGAAAGCGTGGAGACCGTTCTGACTGTAACCGCACCGTTGGCCGCGGAAATCGAACCCAGCACCCAGACCATCGACTTTGGAAGACCGGCTACCTTCACTTGCAACGTCAGAGGAAACCCCATCAAGACTATCTCATGGTTGAAAGATGGCAAACCACTTGGATTGGAAGAACCCGTACTCAGAATCGAGAGCGTCAAGAAAGAGGACAAGGGAATGTATCAATGCTTCGTTCGAAACGATCAGGAAAGCGCACAGGCAACGGCAGAACTGAAACTTGGTGGACGAT TCGAACCCCCGCAGATTCGCCAGGCCTTCGCCGAGGAGACTCTTCAGCCCGGACCAAGCATGTTCCTCAAGTGTGTCGCCAGCGGAAACCCAACTCCTGAGATCACCTGGGAACTGGACGGCAAACGACTATCCAACACCGAGAGGCTTCAAGTAGGACAGTACGTTACGGTGAACGGCGATGTGGTTTCTCATTTGAACATCTCCAGCATTCACACCAACGATGGTGGTCTATACAAATGCATTGCCGCGTCAAAG GTTGGATCAGCGGAACACTCGGCCCGTTTGAACGTCTATGGTCTGCCCTTCATCCGTCACATGGACAAAAAGGCTATCGTTGCTGGTGAAACTCTTCGCGTGACTTGCCCAGTCGCCGGATATCCGATCGAGAGCATCGTATGGGAACGTGACACGAGAGTATTGCCGATCAACAGGAAACAAAAGGTCTTCCCCAATGGCACGCTTATAATCGAGAACGTCGAGAGAATGAGCGATCAAGCTACCTACACCTGTGTGGCACGCAATGCTCAAGGATATAGCGCAAGAGGAACCCTGGAAGTGCAAGTAATGG TCGCACCGCAATTGGCACCTTTCACGTTCGGTGAGGAGGCAGCGAACGCGGGAGAAATGGCCACCGTTCAGTGCGCCGTGATCAAAGGCGATCTGCCGTTGAAGATCGTGTGGTCGCTGAACGGTCGGCATATCGATGTCGGACGCGTGTCCGGTGACCACGGTTACGACATTCCTGACATCGTCGTGAGCAGAAGTAGTAAACGGATCAGCACCCTGACCATAGACTCGGTAGCCGCAAGACACGCGGGCGAGTACTCGTGCACCGCGACCAACGCAGCCGGATCCGCTAGGCACACGTCGGTTTTATCAGTGAACG TACCACCTCGCTGGATTCTGGAACCGACTGATAAGGCATTCGCTCAGGGCTCTGATGCACGCGTTGAATGCAAAGCCGACGGTTTCCCCAAGCCTCAAGTCACCTGGAAGAGAGCAGCTG gggaTACACCGGGCGATTACACTGACTTGAAACTTAGCAACCCAGACATCAGCGTTGAGGATGGAACCCTGTCTATCAATAACATTCAAAAGACAAACGAAGGCTATTATCTTTGCGAGGCTGTCAATGGAATTGGCTCAGGACTTTCGGCTGTCATTCTCATTTCGGTTCAGG CTCCACCACACTTTGAAATCAAACTGAAGAACCAGACTGCACGACGCGGAGAACCAGCTGTATTGCAATGCGAGGCTCAAGGCGAAAAACCCATTGGTATCTTATGGAACATGAACAACAAGAGGCTGGACCCGAAGAGCGATTCTCGTTACACCATCCGTGAGGAAATTCTGGCTAATGGAGTACTGTCTGACCTGAGCATCAAGAGAACCGAAAGAAGCGACTCTGCCTTGTTCACCTGCGTTGCCACTAATGCATTTGGAAGCGATGACACTAGCATCAACATGATTGTTCAAG AGGTTCCTGAAGTTCCATACGGCCTTAAAGTATTAGACAAATCTGGACGTTCGGTACAATTGTCCTGGGCAGCACCTTACGATGGAAACAGTCCTATCAAACGCTACATCATCGAATACAAAATCAGCAAAGGCTCTTGGGAAACCGATATCGACAGAGTACTGGTACCTGGATCCCAACAGAACGTAGCTGGAGTTTTCAACCTGAGACCCGCCACCACCTATCATCTGAGAATCGTTGCTGAGAATGAAATTGGCGCATCTGACCCATCTGATACTGTTACCATCATCACTGCCGAAGAAGCTCCAAGTGGCCCACCAACCTCCGTTCGAGTCGATGCTCTTGACCAACACACTCTTAAG GTAACATGGAAACCACCCCCACGCGAAGACTGGAACGGCGAGATCCTTGGCTACTACGTTGGATACAGACTCTCCTCCTCTGACAAACCATACATGTTCGAAACCGTGGACTTCTCGAAGGAGGATGGAAAGGAACACCATTTGCAGATCATGAACTTGAAAACCTACACCCAGTACAGCGTTGTCGTTCAGGCATTTAACAAAGTTGGATCAGGACCGATGAGCGAGGAACGAAGACAACACACTGCCGAAGGAGTACCTGAACAACCACCCCATGACACAACCTGCACTACTCTTACTTCTCAGACAATCAGAGTTTCTTGGATGTCGCCACCCCTTAGCGCTGCCAATGGTGTCATCACTGGATACAAG GTTATTTACGGACCATCTGACACCTGGTATGACGAGAACACAAAGGACACCAAGATCACCTCTTCCAGCGAAACAATTCTCCATGGACTAAAGAAATATACCAACTACAGCATGCAAGTTCTGGCTTTCACTTCCGGTGGCGATGGCGTCAAATCTGCACCTATCCACTGCCAAACTGAACAAGATG CCCCTGAAGCTCCGATCGCGATCAAATCTCTGGTTATGTCCGCTGAATCCATCCTCGTCTCATGGCGCCCACCAAGCCAACCCAACGGAGTCATCACTCAATATACCGTCTACACCAAGGCCGATAACGCAGAGGAACCGACAAGCCAAAAAGTACCACCGAATCAATTGACTCACGAAGCTTCTGGACTGGACAAACAACGCAGATACGACTTCTGGGTAACCGCTAGCACCAACATCGGCGAGGGAGAAGCTTCCAAGATTGTGGCTTTGGCACCAAGCGTTAGAG TACCGGCAAAGATCGCATCGTTCGACGACAAGTTCACAGCTACCTACAAAGAAGATGTAAAACTACCCTGCCTTGCTGTCGGCGTACCTGCACCGGAAGTAACATGGAAAGTACGAGGCGCCGTTCTCCAACCAAGCGACAGACTGCGACAATTGCCCGAGGGATCTCTGTTCATTAAGGAAGTTGACCGTACAGATGCTGGAGAATATTCTTGCTACGTTGAAAACTCGTTTGGCCATGATACCGTTACTCATCAACTAATTGTCCATG CTCCTCCTCATTCACCGCAAGTCACCCTCACTGCCACCACAACTAACTCGTTAACGATGAAACTGAGACCTCACCCCACTGACAACGCTCCCATTCATGGATACACTATTCACTACAAACCGGAATTCGGCGATTGGGAAACCGCTCAGATTAGTTCCACGGCTCAGAAGTACACTTTGGAGAATTTGTGGTGTGGCTCCAGATATCAGATCTATGTTACCGCATACAATGG AATTGGAACTGGCGATCCTTCTGACATGCTCAACACTCGTACCAAAGGCTCGAAACCGATCATCCCTGAAGCTGCAAGGTTCATCGAAGTCTCTACGAACAGCATTACCCTTCATCTGAGTGCCTGGTCCGATGGCGGTTGCCCCATGCTCTACTTCGTCGTTGAACACAAGAAGAA GCACCAACAGGAATGGAATCAGGTATCTAACAACGTGAAACCCGGTGGAAACTTTGTCGTTCTGGACTTGGACCCTGCTAGCTGGTATCATCTTCGCGTGACTGCTCATAACAACGCTGGTTTCGCGGTAGCCGAATACGAATTCGCCACACTGACCGTAACCGGAG GTACGATCGCACCCCCCGTAAGAAATGGCGGTAACGAGAACACCGATGTCAGACGTTATTTCCCATGGTTACCCAGCTGGCTTGACGTGAACGTGGTGGTGCCGGTCGGAGCTACGGTTGTTGTGATTATCGTAGGAATAGTGGTGATTTGTGTCGCGCTCTCCAGGAGAACTCGAGGCCCGGAACAAACACGGCTGCGAGGTATCTCATCAGCCGACGAGAAATATTACGAAGGACAAT ACGACGTGGTATATCAGCAAACCGGAGTTGGCGGAGCTACCCTCGACAAACGCAGACCCGACCTTCGCGACGAGCTTGGATACATCGCACCACCGAATCGCAAGTTACCCCCTGTTCCTGGTTCCAACTATAACACCTGCGATCGCATCAAGCGAGGTACAGTTATAA GTGGAACAGGCTCGATAAGGAGCCACTCGACCTGGGATCCGAGACGACATATGTACGAAGAATTGAATCATTGCGCGCCGAACCGAAGATGTCCACCACCACCACGTATGGGCAGTGCCGAAGCTTTATCCCACAGAG GTATGGAGGATGAGATCTGCCCGTATGCTACCTTCCATCTCCTTGGATTCCGCGAAGAAATGGACCCCAGCAAGGCTATGCAGTTCCAGACTTTCCCTCACCCCGGAAACGGACACTCTGGCACCATGGGACCACCTGTTGGACATCCTACCAATGCTTCTGCCCATAGCCGTTCTGGATCCCAATCTATG CCACGTCAAAATGGACGCTACTCCCGAGTGCCATCCCAAGGAGGCGGCAGCGGAACCCACAACGTTTTCTCCCCCGAATACGACGACCCAGCAAACTGTGCACCGGAAGAAGATCAATATGGCTCTCAATACGGACAATATGGCGCTCCTTATGATCACTACGGATCTCGCGGCTCAGTTGGTCGTCGCAGCGTAGGATCGGCCCGCAATATCCCTGTTTCCGGATCACCcgaaccaccaccacccccacCAAGGAACCACGACCAGAACAACTCGAGCTTCAACGACAGCAAGGAGAGCAACGAGATCAGCGAGGCAGAATGCGATCGCGACCAACTTGTGAACCGCAACTACGGCG TGAATGCTCGCGGCAAGGACGGCATGACCACCGAGGAGATGCGTAAACTCATAGAGAG aaacgAAGCCCCCGGCCGGCAAACCGGCACCGGCCACGGCGGTCACGGGGGACTCCTCACACCCTACGATACTGTGGCAGTGTAA